A portion of the Halopelagius inordinatus genome contains these proteins:
- a CDS encoding metallophosphoesterase family protein: MFQAAYRDRAAYLPFADALVVADVHVGRDEASTVEFPLGERADLRDRLAGHLDACSPDTVVFAGDVLHQFGSATTRARDGVADLTAACREAGARPVFVRGNHDTALDSVFDGTVHDEYVLRTTTDARVVVCHGHERPETDASLYVVGHDHPAITIEGTRRPCFLYGESAFHDADVLVLPAFNRLAPGVVVNGLRTRDVQSPLVCDIDAFRPVVYDEGTGEALTFPPLGEFRRML; the protein is encoded by the coding sequence GTGTTCCAGGCGGCTTACCGCGACAGGGCGGCGTATCTCCCCTTCGCGGACGCCCTCGTGGTCGCCGACGTTCACGTGGGACGAGACGAGGCGTCCACGGTCGAGTTCCCACTCGGCGAACGCGCCGACCTGCGGGACCGACTCGCGGGGCACCTCGACGCCTGTTCTCCCGACACCGTCGTCTTCGCGGGCGACGTCCTCCACCAGTTCGGGTCGGCGACGACTCGCGCGCGAGACGGCGTCGCGGACCTGACGGCGGCGTGTCGCGAGGCGGGCGCGCGTCCGGTCTTCGTCCGGGGGAACCACGACACCGCACTCGACTCCGTCTTCGACGGGACCGTCCACGACGAGTACGTCCTCCGTACGACGACGGACGCGCGCGTCGTCGTCTGCCACGGGCACGAACGCCCGGAGACCGACGCGTCGCTGTACGTCGTCGGCCACGACCACCCCGCGATAACCATCGAGGGGACGCGCAGACCCTGCTTTCTCTACGGCGAGAGCGCGTTTCACGACGCGGACGTGCTGGTGCTTCCGGCGTTCAACCGACTCGCGCCGGGCGTCGTCGTGAACGGACTCCGGACCCGAGACGTGCAGTCGCCCCTCGTCTGCGACATCGACGCGTTCCGGCCCGTCGTCTACGACGAGGGAACGGGCGAAGCGCTGACGTTCCCGCCTCTGGGCGAGTTCCGCCGGATGCTCTGA
- a CDS encoding NAD(P)/FAD-dependent oxidoreductase, with protein sequence MDETVVVAGAGLAGLVAARHLAEEGADVIVYERRHEVGGRVRTQKRDGFTFDRGFQVLFTGYPAVRRELDVDELDLRQFDPGAVIARRGERSTLSDPIRDPKSLLATLRNDEVTLTDKVRTLALRQHVGDIAEETSAGRRTRSGDASERRLFEGPDTSIREYLREWGFSEDYIENFVAPFYGGITLDRSLSTSKRVFEATFKALSNGRIGVPAEGMQAIPEQLAEKARRAGAEIRLETGVESVENHEGGVTVRTTAETVEADAAVVAADPKESLRLSGVDEIPTTARTSTTQYYRVPAGTDLDTGRKLLVNAENDAPNTVAPMSKIAPEYAPDDYELLSATFLGAAAADKSAMELAADTRRTLKSWYPDRSFGPVESVQTDRIRFAQFDQPPGVHDRLPDARAPGGWTYLAGDYTTWSSIQGAMRSGREAADAVAYDLRL encoded by the coding sequence ATGGACGAAACCGTCGTCGTCGCGGGCGCGGGCCTCGCAGGCCTCGTCGCGGCGCGTCACCTCGCCGAGGAGGGTGCGGACGTGATAGTGTACGAACGACGCCACGAAGTCGGCGGCCGAGTTCGGACCCAGAAGCGAGACGGGTTCACGTTCGACCGAGGGTTTCAGGTTCTCTTCACCGGCTATCCGGCCGTTCGGCGCGAACTCGACGTGGACGAACTCGACCTCAGGCAGTTCGACCCCGGAGCGGTCATCGCCCGCCGCGGCGAACGCTCGACGCTCTCTGACCCCATCCGCGACCCGAAATCGCTTCTCGCGACTCTGCGGAACGACGAGGTGACGCTCACGGACAAGGTTCGAACGCTCGCGCTCCGCCAACACGTCGGCGACATTGCCGAGGAAACCTCGGCAGGCCGCCGGACGCGGTCCGGCGATGCCTCAGAGCGCCGACTGTTCGAAGGGCCGGACACGAGCATCCGAGAGTACCTCCGCGAGTGGGGCTTTTCGGAGGACTACATCGAGAACTTCGTCGCGCCGTTCTACGGCGGTATCACGCTCGATAGGTCGCTTTCCACCTCGAAACGCGTCTTCGAGGCGACGTTCAAAGCGCTCTCGAACGGTCGAATCGGCGTCCCCGCCGAGGGGATGCAGGCGATTCCCGAACAACTCGCCGAGAAGGCGCGGCGGGCCGGTGCGGAGATTCGCCTCGAAACGGGCGTCGAATCCGTCGAGAACCACGAGGGCGGCGTCACCGTGCGGACGACGGCGGAGACGGTGGAAGCCGACGCCGCAGTCGTCGCCGCCGACCCGAAGGAGTCGCTTCGCCTCTCGGGCGTCGACGAGATACCGACCACCGCGCGGACGTCGACGACGCAGTACTATCGGGTTCCGGCGGGAACCGACCTCGACACCGGGCGGAAACTGCTCGTGAACGCCGAAAACGACGCGCCGAACACCGTCGCGCCGATGTCGAAGATAGCGCCGGAGTACGCGCCCGACGACTACGAACTGCTCTCTGCGACGTTCCTCGGCGCGGCGGCGGCGGACAAAAGCGCGATGGAGTTGGCCGCGGACACGAGACGGACGTTGAAATCGTGGTACCCGGACCGGTCGTTCGGACCCGTCGAGTCCGTCCAGACCGACCGCATCAGGTTCGCGCAGTTCGACCAACCGCCGGGAGTCCACGACCGACTCCCCGACGCGCGCGCGCCGGGCGGGTGGACGTACCTCGCGGGCGACTACACGACGTGGTCGTCGATACAGGGCGCGATGCGAAGCGGTCGAGAGGCCGCCGACGCCGTCGCGTACGACCTCCGCCTCTGA
- a CDS encoding pyridoxal-phosphate dependent enzyme: MDTSEAFLGLRCAETGERYDASATGESDAGAHLDAAYDTDAVEWGAGGLTDRPTGTMWRYADLLPFSNPLSADEGGTPLVETSTLAEELGVGTLRIKDESRNPTGTVLDRGLSPAVTAARESDAELVALATPGNAGQSAASYAGMADLRSYSFVPSRAPFPNKAMVNVHGGEMRVVGGRYPDAEEALHEQLQSEWHTLQEFDNPYRHDGIKTAAFEIAESLGWTVPDAVVVPAGTGEVVAGVTKGFRELREAGVVDGLPPVYAAQPSGCAPIVTAHRRDAGDVEPWSNPDTIVGELEIPDPKGGAAAVAAVSETGGDALAVDDDEILESAVAAAQNAGLEVGAAGGAAVAAAWRLAEDGVVGADDDVVVLNTESGTKTADILRSHLMGKGV, from the coding sequence ATGGATACGAGCGAGGCGTTTCTGGGGTTGCGCTGCGCCGAGACCGGTGAGCGATACGACGCGAGTGCGACCGGCGAGAGCGACGCGGGCGCGCATCTCGACGCGGCGTACGACACGGACGCGGTCGAGTGGGGCGCGGGCGGGTTGACCGACAGACCGACCGGCACGATGTGGCGGTACGCCGACCTGCTACCGTTCTCGAACCCGCTCTCGGCCGACGAGGGCGGAACTCCGCTCGTCGAGACGTCGACGCTGGCCGAGGAACTCGGCGTCGGAACGCTCCGAATCAAAGACGAGAGTCGGAACCCGACCGGAACGGTGTTGGACCGGGGACTCTCGCCCGCCGTCACCGCCGCCCGGGAGAGCGACGCCGAACTCGTCGCCCTCGCGACGCCGGGCAACGCCGGTCAGTCGGCGGCGTCGTACGCGGGGATGGCCGACCTGCGGTCGTACTCGTTCGTCCCCTCTCGAGCCCCGTTTCCGAACAAGGCGATGGTCAACGTCCACGGCGGGGAGATGCGCGTCGTCGGCGGCCGGTATCCCGACGCCGAGGAGGCCCTCCACGAGCAACTGCAGTCCGAGTGGCACACGCTCCAAGAGTTCGACAACCCGTACCGCCACGACGGCATCAAGACGGCGGCGTTCGAGATAGCGGAGTCTCTCGGGTGGACGGTGCCGGACGCCGTCGTCGTCCCCGCGGGGACGGGCGAAGTCGTCGCGGGTGTGACGAAGGGCTTTCGCGAACTCCGCGAGGCGGGCGTCGTAGACGGCCTGCCGCCGGTGTACGCCGCGCAACCGTCCGGGTGCGCGCCCATCGTCACCGCGCACCGGCGCGACGCGGGCGACGTGGAACCGTGGTCTAACCCCGACACCATCGTCGGCGAACTGGAGATTCCCGACCCGAAGGGCGGGGCCGCCGCAGTCGCCGCCGTCTCCGAGACGGGCGGAGACGCTCTCGCCGTCGACGACGACGAGATTCTCGAAAGCGCCGTCGCCGCCGCCCAGAACGCGGGACTGGAAGTCGGCGCGGCGGGCGGTGCGGCCGTCGCCGCCGCGTGGCGACTCGCGGAGGACGGCGTCGTCGGTGCCGACGACGACGTGGTCGTTCTCAACACCGAATCCGGGACGAAGACGGCGGACATCCTCCGCAGTCACCTGATGGGGAAAGGCGTCTGA
- a CDS encoding metal-dependent transcriptional regulator — protein sequence MLSDVMEDYLKAIYQIQAESGPPVSTSAIADHLGKTPPTVTSMLGKLSDRGLVHREKYKGAELTAEGETVALEVLRHHRLIEAYLAEHLDYSWSEVHDEADALEHHISEEFERRVAEVLGNPTVDPHGDPIPSSDLTPLEEEETVRLTDVTVGESVVVARVSDRNEAELEYLANAGITPGTTVEVTDVAPFGMVTVRVADDGRQLADDEQSLPDAVAASIQVRATSNADGDSEEVPTT from the coding sequence ATGTTGAGCGACGTGATGGAGGACTATCTGAAGGCCATCTACCAGATTCAGGCCGAAAGCGGGCCGCCCGTCTCGACGTCCGCCATCGCCGACCACCTCGGGAAGACGCCGCCGACGGTCACGAGCATGCTCGGGAAGTTGTCGGACCGCGGACTCGTCCACCGCGAGAAGTACAAGGGCGCAGAACTCACCGCGGAGGGCGAGACGGTGGCGCTGGAAGTGCTCCGTCACCACCGCCTCATCGAGGCGTACCTCGCGGAACATCTCGACTACTCGTGGAGCGAGGTCCACGACGAGGCCGACGCCCTCGAACACCACATCTCAGAGGAGTTCGAACGCCGCGTCGCCGAGGTTCTCGGGAACCCGACGGTCGACCCGCACGGCGACCCGATTCCCTCGTCCGACCTGACTCCTCTCGAAGAGGAGGAGACGGTGCGACTCACCGACGTTACGGTCGGCGAGAGCGTCGTCGTCGCGCGCGTCAGCGACCGGAACGAAGCGGAGTTGGAGTATCTCGCGAACGCGGGCATCACTCCCGGAACGACAGTCGAGGTGACGGACGTCGCCCCGTTCGGTATGGTGACGGTGCGCGTCGCCGACGACGGGCGGCAACTCGCTGACGACGAACAGAGCCTCCCTGACGCCGTCGCGGCGTCGATTCAGGTACGGGCGACGAGCAACGCTGACGGCGACAGCGAGGAGGTACCCACGACGTGA
- a CDS encoding TMEM165/GDT1 family protein produces the protein MTGYLEILTVAFVAQLLVLPGEKVQFIIAGLSTRYNPLVVVAAAGSAFAGWTALEVWFGQALQDAFSPLVLDGITAMLFITFAVVLFRSAPDPGTTRLDAETDGGMQGLTSEMDLPAPIERLSGSFGGFVPIFTMMAAGEFGDKTQLITIGLAVQYGATSAIWVGEMLAIIPVSLANAYFFHTFAHRVDMRKAHIFSAGLFLFFGLDTVLSMVTGFSVWETVIGAVSATVTGLV, from the coding sequence GTGACGGGGTACCTCGAGATACTCACCGTCGCGTTCGTCGCGCAGTTGCTGGTGTTGCCGGGCGAGAAAGTCCAGTTCATCATCGCCGGACTCTCGACGCGGTACAACCCCCTCGTCGTCGTCGCCGCCGCCGGGTCGGCGTTCGCCGGGTGGACGGCGCTCGAAGTCTGGTTCGGGCAGGCGCTACAGGACGCGTTCTCTCCGCTCGTCCTCGACGGCATCACCGCGATGCTTTTCATCACCTTCGCAGTCGTGTTGTTCCGGTCCGCGCCGGACCCCGGGACGACCCGACTCGATGCGGAGACGGACGGCGGGATGCAGGGCCTGACGAGCGAGATGGACCTACCGGCCCCGATAGAACGCCTCTCGGGCAGTTTCGGCGGATTCGTCCCCATCTTCACGATGATGGCCGCCGGCGAGTTCGGCGACAAGACCCAACTTATCACCATCGGGCTAGCCGTCCAGTACGGTGCCACGTCGGCCATCTGGGTCGGCGAGATGCTCGCTATCATCCCGGTCAGCCTCGCGAACGCCTACTTCTTTCACACGTTCGCCCACCGGGTGGACATGCGGAAGGCGCACATCTTCAGCGCGGGTCTGTTCTTGTTCTTCGGACTCGACACCGTCCTCTCTATGGTGACCGGGTTCTCCGTCTGGGAGACGGTCATCGGCGCTGTCTCGGCCACCGTGACGGGCCTCGTCTGA
- a CDS encoding LysE family translocator: protein MNAIIAEESVVRGWVAGFKAGLGAMTADAIFFVLAALGVVAFVERFPTVRAVMVGTGGILMLYFAYGAARDVRSSFQPGSRDGREAETAAESSGSTGFRKAFVLALTNPYQILFWLTIGVGLLKPGTLDVLAETPYVGGELAGTLVVETGSPALVVGFFGGIFLWVTGFPAALVGAERRVDAFAPVVAGVSAVVLAGFGVLFLSQAAGGLL, encoded by the coding sequence ATGAACGCGATAATCGCCGAGGAGAGCGTCGTCCGCGGCTGGGTCGCCGGGTTCAAAGCCGGACTCGGAGCGATGACGGCTGACGCTATCTTCTTCGTTCTCGCGGCACTCGGCGTCGTCGCGTTCGTCGAACGGTTCCCGACCGTTCGCGCGGTGATGGTCGGGACGGGAGGAATCCTCATGCTCTACTTCGCGTACGGCGCGGCCCGAGACGTCCGGAGTTCGTTCCAGCCCGGGTCGCGGGACGGCCGAGAGGCCGAGACGGCGGCCGAATCGAGCGGGTCTACGGGGTTCCGAAAGGCGTTCGTCCTCGCGCTTACGAACCCCTACCAGATTCTCTTTTGGCTCACTATCGGCGTCGGACTGCTGAAACCCGGCACGCTCGACGTCCTCGCGGAGACGCCGTACGTCGGCGGCGAACTCGCCGGAACGCTCGTCGTCGAAACGGGGTCGCCCGCCCTCGTCGTCGGTTTCTTCGGCGGCATCTTCCTTTGGGTCACGGGCTTTCCGGCGGCGCTCGTGGGCGCGGAACGGCGCGTGGACGCCTTCGCTCCCGTCGTCGCGGGCGTCAGCGCCGTCGTCCTCGCGGGGTTCGGCGTCCTCTTTCTCTCGCAGGCGGCCGGCGGACTGCTCTGA
- a CDS encoding NAD(P)-dependent glycerol-1-phosphate dehydrogenase, whose translation MFDKSTWIQLPRNVLVGHGVVDEIAGAVDELYLTGRPLLVTSPTPNEIAGDRVRAQFDDPATVTISEASFDSVERVIEAGREMDAGFLVALGGGKAIDTAKMASDSLDCGFISVPTAASHDGIVSGRSSIPEGDTRHSVAADPPLAVVADTAILAEAPWELTTAGCADIISNYTAVKDWQLAHRLKNVEYSEYSGALSQMTAEMLVGNSDSIKKGLEESAWVVVKALVSSGVAMSISGSSRPASGAEHLFSHQLDRLVPGRALHGHQVGVGSIVTEYLHSGEQGEWRDIRDALDTMDAPTTAAGLGIEDETVIEALTTAHTIRDRYTILGDGVSEDAAIEAATFTGVI comes from the coding sequence ATGTTCGACAAATCGACGTGGATTCAGCTCCCGCGGAACGTCCTCGTGGGCCACGGGGTGGTGGACGAAATCGCCGGTGCCGTCGACGAACTCTATCTCACCGGTCGTCCGCTACTCGTTACGAGCCCCACGCCGAACGAAATCGCGGGCGACAGGGTTCGCGCGCAGTTCGACGACCCGGCCACCGTCACCATCTCGGAGGCGAGTTTCGACTCCGTCGAACGCGTCATAGAGGCCGGACGAGAGATGGACGCGGGCTTTCTCGTCGCCCTCGGCGGCGGCAAGGCCATCGACACCGCCAAGATGGCCTCCGACAGCCTCGACTGCGGGTTCATCTCCGTTCCGACGGCCGCCAGCCACGACGGCATCGTCTCCGGGCGGTCGTCCATCCCGGAGGGCGACACCCGTCACTCCGTCGCCGCCGACCCGCCGCTTGCAGTCGTCGCGGACACGGCGATTCTCGCCGAGGCGCCGTGGGAACTCACCACCGCCGGGTGCGCGGACATCATCTCGAACTACACCGCGGTGAAAGACTGGCAACTCGCTCACCGCCTGAAGAACGTCGAGTACTCCGAGTACTCGGGCGCGCTCTCGCAGATGACGGCCGAGATGCTCGTCGGCAACTCCGACTCTATCAAGAAGGGTCTCGAAGAGTCGGCGTGGGTGGTCGTGAAAGCGCTCGTCTCCTCGGGCGTCGCCATGTCCATCTCCGGTTCCTCGCGCCCCGCCTCCGGCGCGGAACATCTCTTCTCGCACCAACTCGACCGACTCGTCCCGGGACGCGCCCTGCACGGTCACCAGGTCGGCGTCGGGTCCATCGTGACCGAGTACCTCCACAGCGGTGAACAGGGCGAGTGGCGCGACATCCGCGACGCTCTCGATACGATGGACGCGCCCACCACCGCCGCGGGCCTCGGTATCGAAGACGAGACGGTCATCGAGGCGCTGACCACCGCACACACCATCCGCGACCGGTACACCATCCTCGGCGACGGCGTCAGCGAGGACGCCGCGATAGAAGCCGCGACGTTTACCGGCGTTATCTAG
- a CDS encoding DUF420 domain-containing protein: MATASADNPIKEHPAAVTAVLSVVGYALVVGTFLGYVPGTVFPDLSLAEVNLLSDAIAAVNALNVLVIAAGWRWIRRDDVKKHAAAMVGSFALILVFLVMYLTKIGGGGTKEFVGPAFVYYPYLAMLAIHIVLSIVAVPVVLYALVLGLTHSPDELRRDTPHRRVGRIAAGSWLLSLSLGVVTYLLLNHLFGWEYVASAAAAAGSIPL, translated from the coding sequence ATGGCTACCGCGAGCGCCGACAACCCGATAAAGGAACACCCCGCGGCGGTGACTGCGGTACTCTCCGTCGTGGGCTACGCCCTCGTCGTCGGCACCTTCCTCGGGTACGTCCCCGGAACCGTCTTCCCCGACCTGTCTCTGGCCGAGGTGAACCTCCTCTCGGACGCTATCGCCGCGGTGAACGCGCTGAACGTCCTCGTCATCGCCGCCGGATGGCGGTGGATTCGGCGCGACGACGTGAAGAAACACGCCGCCGCGATGGTCGGGTCGTTCGCCCTCATCCTCGTTTTCCTCGTGATGTACCTCACGAAAATCGGCGGCGGCGGGACGAAGGAGTTCGTCGGCCCGGCGTTCGTCTACTACCCGTACCTCGCGATGCTCGCGATACACATCGTCCTCTCCATCGTCGCGGTGCCCGTCGTCCTCTACGCACTCGTCCTCGGACTCACGCACTCGCCCGACGAACTGCGCCGCGACACTCCGCACCGCCGCGTGGGACGCATCGCCGCCGGGTCGTGGCTTCTCTCGCTCTCTCTCGGCGTCGTCACCTACCTGCTTTTGAACCACCTCTTCGGGTGGGAGTACGTCGCGTCCGCGGCGGCGGCCGCGGGTTCGATTCCGCTCTGA
- a CDS encoding glycosyltransferase translates to MRIAFVSMYTEQRRRDGATRRTRRTAELLAAGGHDVTVLCAQWWDGDVPEFDQNDVTYVAVTETPAAGSFASKLPFALRRAKPDVIHAVNSPPSHVTAAKTAGRFLRTPVVVDWWAEREDDSTGASKRAARAAKYVVAPSRMVKTHVREYGVAEESVRVVPEFIDFELVRESEVDSRADMVYARDIDDHANVESFFLALAELRDKDWRAAVVGDGPELDAAKQTAAELRIDDRVEFLGDLPPEEFVPVMKGARVFAQTAAVEPFATNLLWALACGCVGIVEYQARSSAHELVENCSRGVRVTSPQELAREISVAAHADDLTVNEAFAEYDRAEVLGRYVDCYTEAIDDYGFF, encoded by the coding sequence ATGCGAATCGCGTTCGTCTCGATGTACACCGAGCAACGTCGCAGAGACGGTGCGACGAGACGGACGCGGCGGACGGCGGAACTCCTCGCCGCGGGCGGACACGACGTGACCGTCCTCTGTGCGCAGTGGTGGGACGGCGACGTGCCCGAGTTCGACCAGAACGACGTGACGTACGTCGCCGTCACCGAGACGCCCGCCGCGGGGTCGTTCGCCTCGAAACTCCCCTTCGCCCTCCGGCGCGCGAAGCCCGACGTTATCCACGCCGTCAACAGTCCGCCGTCGCACGTCACCGCGGCGAAGACGGCGGGGCGGTTCCTCCGGACGCCGGTGGTCGTCGACTGGTGGGCCGAACGCGAGGACGACTCGACGGGCGCGAGCAAGCGCGCCGCGCGCGCGGCGAAATACGTCGTCGCCCCCTCTCGGATGGTCAAGACGCACGTCCGCGAGTACGGCGTCGCAGAGGAGTCGGTCCGCGTCGTCCCCGAGTTCATCGACTTCGAACTCGTCCGCGAGAGCGAAGTCGACTCCCGCGCGGACATGGTGTACGCCCGGGACATCGACGACCACGCGAACGTCGAGTCGTTCTTTCTCGCACTCGCGGAACTCAGAGACAAAGACTGGCGCGCCGCAGTCGTCGGCGACGGCCCGGAACTCGACGCCGCAAAGCAGACGGCCGCCGAACTCCGCATCGACGACCGAGTCGAGTTCCTCGGCGACCTGCCGCCCGAGGAGTTCGTCCCGGTGATGAAAGGCGCGCGCGTGTTCGCACAGACCGCCGCCGTCGAACCGTTCGCCACGAACCTGCTTTGGGCACTCGCCTGCGGGTGCGTCGGCATCGTCGAGTATCAGGCTCGGTCCAGCGCGCACGAACTCGTCGAGAACTGTTCGCGCGGCGTCCGCGTCACGAGTCCGCAGGAACTCGCGCGCGAGATTTCCGTGGCCGCCCACGCCGACGACCTGACGGTCAACGAGGCGTTCGCGGAGTACGACCGCGCCGAGGTACTCGGGCGGTACGTCGACTGTTACACCGAGGCTATCGACGACTACGGATTCTTCTAA
- a CDS encoding plastocyanin/azurin family copper-binding protein — protein MTDGNAEMSRRAFLRTATGAAAVAGAAGTAAAQQTGTSTESADGTGTSTGTGTAGGGEGTGTGTSESGGGGGGGTETVQVGPDGELVFSPGTEEPLEITPGTTVEFVWGSDNHNVVPQSQPEDANWGGHEPIENEGFSFSYTFEVLGTYEYLCEPHESAGMLGTIDVVESISTPAPSNVPSVPDSAKTLGVATTFAMVATLGLAFFFLKYGGDYDLEDE, from the coding sequence ATGACTGACGGCAACGCGGAGATGTCCCGTCGCGCCTTCCTTCGGACCGCAACCGGGGCGGCGGCCGTCGCAGGTGCGGCAGGTACCGCCGCGGCGCAGCAGACAGGAACGAGCACGGAGTCCGCCGACGGGACCGGAACCAGCACCGGAACCGGCACCGCCGGAGGCGGGGAAGGGACCGGAACCGGCACGTCCGAGAGCGGTGGCGGCGGTGGCGGCGGAACCGAAACCGTCCAAGTCGGTCCGGACGGGGAACTCGTGTTCTCTCCCGGCACCGAGGAACCCCTGGAAATCACCCCCGGGACGACCGTCGAGTTCGTCTGGGGGTCCGACAATCACAACGTCGTCCCCCAGAGCCAACCCGAGGACGCGAACTGGGGAGGCCACGAACCGATAGAGAACGAGGGGTTCTCGTTCAGCTACACGTTCGAGGTTCTCGGCACCTACGAGTACCTCTGTGAACCTCACGAGTCCGCGGGCATGCTCGGCACTATCGACGTCGTCGAGTCCATCTCGACGCCCGCGCCCTCGAACGTCCCGTCCGTGCCCGACTCCGCGAAGACGCTCGGTGTCGCCACGACGTTCGCGATGGTCGCGACGCTCGGTCTCGCGTTCTTCTTCCTGAAGTACGGCGGCGACTACGACCTCGAAGACGAGTAA
- a CDS encoding M42 family metallopeptidase: MADYEFDFDLLAELTETSGVPGYEDRVREVVRREFESSVDEIRTDAMGNVVGTIAGDGDYSVAVAAHMDEIGFMVRHVTDEGFVQLDALGGWDPRVLKAQRVRIHTEDGDVPGVIGSPPPHTLSEEQKEATPKVEDVHVDVGLSGDDAKEAVTVGDVVTMDQTTREMGDVVTGKALDDRVCLFAMLQAAERIEDPEVTVHFAATVQEEVGLRGAKALGVDIDPNLAIALDVTVANDVPGFEAGDHVTELGEGTAIKLKDGSVITTPKVHRRLRSVAEEADIPHQSEILPAGGTDTAGFQNTHGAKPVGALSVPTRYLHTVTESAHVEDVDATIDLLTAFVESETGDHDYAY, from the coding sequence ATGGCCGACTACGAGTTCGATTTCGACCTTCTGGCGGAACTGACGGAGACGAGCGGCGTCCCCGGGTACGAAGACAGGGTCCGCGAGGTGGTACGCCGGGAGTTCGAGTCGAGCGTCGACGAGATTCGCACGGACGCGATGGGTAACGTCGTCGGAACGATAGCGGGCGACGGCGACTACTCCGTCGCCGTCGCCGCCCACATGGACGAGATAGGGTTCATGGTGAGACACGTCACCGACGAGGGGTTCGTCCAACTCGACGCCCTCGGCGGGTGGGACCCGCGCGTCCTGAAGGCCCAACGCGTCCGCATCCACACCGAAGACGGCGACGTGCCGGGCGTCATCGGGTCGCCGCCGCCGCACACCCTCTCCGAAGAACAGAAGGAAGCGACTCCGAAAGTCGAGGACGTCCACGTGGACGTGGGCCTCTCCGGCGACGACGCGAAGGAGGCGGTGACCGTCGGCGACGTGGTGACGATGGACCAGACGACGAGAGAGATGGGCGACGTGGTGACGGGGAAGGCCCTCGACGACCGAGTCTGTCTGTTCGCGATGCTCCAAGCGGCCGAGCGAATCGAGGACCCCGAGGTGACCGTCCACTTCGCAGCGACGGTCCAAGAGGAGGTCGGACTCCGCGGGGCGAAGGCCCTCGGGGTCGATATCGACCCCAACCTCGCTATCGCACTCGACGTGACCGTCGCGAACGACGTGCCGGGGTTCGAGGCGGGCGACCACGTCACCGAACTCGGCGAGGGGACGGCGATAAAGCTGAAAGACGGCAGCGTCATCACGACTCCGAAGGTCCACCGCCGCCTCCGTTCGGTGGCCGAGGAGGCCGACATCCCGCACCAATCGGAGATTCTCCCCGCGGGCGGCACCGACACGGCGGGCTTTCAGAACACCCACGGCGCGAAACCGGTCGGCGCGCTCTCGGTTCCGACGCGCTATCTCCACACCGTCACCGAGAGCGCACACGTCGAGGACGTGGACGCGACCATCGACCTTCTGACCGCGTTCGTAGAGAGCGAGACGGGCGACCACGACTACGCGTACTGA
- a CDS encoding MTH865 family protein, with translation MADAEAELRSQFRDAFEGADFPVKNQMDLVPALPNGPGTRFEANDGEVSFTAMEMAAKLGDHQSFPYQDADTLVDDIIEGLKAEGML, from the coding sequence ATGGCAGATGCCGAAGCGGAACTCCGCTCCCAGTTTCGAGACGCGTTCGAAGGCGCCGACTTCCCCGTGAAAAACCAGATGGACCTCGTCCCCGCCCTCCCGAACGGGCCGGGCACCCGGTTCGAGGCCAACGACGGCGAAGTCAGTTTCACCGCCATGGAGATGGCGGCGAAACTCGGCGACCACCAGAGCTTCCCGTACCAAGACGCAGACACCCTCGTCGACGACATCATCGAGGGTCTGAAGGCCGAGGGGATGCTGTAG